The window GCAACAGCATCACCGCCGCCTTCGTCAACGCCCAGATCGACGACGCCCTCTACGAGGAGCTCGAAGAGGCCTTGCTGATGGCCGACACGGGCGTGAAGGCCACGGAATACCTGCTGGACGACCTGCGCCGGCGCGTGCGCAGCGCCATGGCGACCGACGCCTCTCAGGTCAAGCTGCTGCTGGCCGAGGCAATCGCCGATCTGCTGCGCCCCCTCGAAAAGGACCTGGTGATCGGCGAGCACACCCCTACCGTGGTCATGGTGGCGGGAGTCAACGGCGCGGGCAAGACCACCTCGATCGGCAAACTGACCAAGCACCTGTCCAACGAGGGCGCCTCGGTGCTGCTGGCGGCGGCCGACACCTTCCGCGCTGCGGCGCGCGAGCAACTGCTGGTCTGGGCCGACCGAAACACCGTGGAGATCGTGAGCCAGGAAGGCGGCGATCCCGCCGCCGTGAGCTTCGACGCGGTCAACGCCGGCAAGGCACGTGGCAAGGACGTGGTGCTGGTCGATACGGCCGGCCGTCTGCCGACCCAGCTGCACCTGATGGACGAGCTCAAGAAGATCAAGCGCGTGGTCGCCCGGGCCGACGCCACGGCGCCGCACGAGGTGCTGCTCGTGATCGACGGCAACACGGGTCAGAACGCCCTGGCCCAGGTGCGGGCCTTCGACGAAGCGCTGGGCCTGACAGGACTGGTCATCACCAAGCTGGATGGCACGGCGAAGGGCGGCGTGCTGTGCGCGATCGCCCGCGAGCGGCCGGTTCCGGTGTATTTCATCGGCGTTGGCGAGAAGCTGGAAGACCTGGAGACGTTCAAGGCACGGGAGTTCGCCCAGGCCCTGATGGGCTAGCGCCGGCCGGGTCGCTTCTGGCATCATGCGCGAGGGCCGCAGAGCCCGCCAGGAGACCGCCATGGACAGCGCCGCGCCCCCGCTGCAGGACACCGACCGCAAGGTCGACCGGCTGCTCGCCCACTACGGCGAGAGCCACCGGAACCCGACCAACGAGGCGATCCACATGGTTGCCATCCCGGCCATCATGCTGAGCATCGGCGGTCTGCTCTACGCCCTCCATCCCTGGGTGGCGTACGCCTTCGTGGGCGCCAGTGCGGTCTATTACCTGATGCTGCGCTCCGGAAGCTTCCTGATCGGCATGGGAATCTGCATCGTGCTGGCGCTGGCCGCGGTGCATGCGATGGGGGACCTTGTGCTTCCGATTTCAGCCACCATCTTCGTCGTGGCCTGGGTCTTCCAGTTCATCGGCCACAAGATCGAGGGCAAAAAGCCCTCCTTCTTCGAAGATCTCCAGTACCTGTGGGTTGGACCGCTCTTCGTGCTGTCCCGGTTGTTTTTGCGCCTGGGCATCCGCTGGTGACGGGCTGAATCCTGGAGCGTCGAGTCGGCGCCGTCCTATTTCATAGGCCCACAACGCAGATAGGTTGTAACTATCTCCCCGATTGAAACTCCGGGGGAACCCTTAGGCTTAGCACTCTCTCCAACCGAGTGCTAATATGCCCCGAATGAAGGAGTTTGCCCAATGACAGTCATGTCCGGAGCCCCCGCCAACCAGCTCGCCGTCGCCAA is drawn from Variovorax sp. PBS-H4 and contains these coding sequences:
- a CDS encoding Mpo1 family 2-hydroxy fatty acid dioxygenase codes for the protein MDSAAPPLQDTDRKVDRLLAHYGESHRNPTNEAIHMVAIPAIMLSIGGLLYALHPWVAYAFVGASAVYYLMLRSGSFLIGMGICIVLALAAVHAMGDLVLPISATIFVVAWVFQFIGHKIEGKKPSFFEDLQYLWVGPLFVLSRLFLRLGIRW
- the ftsY gene encoding signal recognition particle-docking protein FtsY codes for the protein MFSFFKKKPAPDSSAPAPAPAETPAEPPAPARSVFSPSSWFGTKPAEAPPAEALPPATPEAPEPLPPAPIPIPEASTPAPPAAPVEAPPPERSGWLSKLKTGLRKTGNSITAAFVNAQIDDALYEELEEALLMADTGVKATEYLLDDLRRRVRSAMATDASQVKLLLAEAIADLLRPLEKDLVIGEHTPTVVMVAGVNGAGKTTSIGKLTKHLSNEGASVLLAAADTFRAAAREQLLVWADRNTVEIVSQEGGDPAAVSFDAVNAGKARGKDVVLVDTAGRLPTQLHLMDELKKIKRVVARADATAPHEVLLVIDGNTGQNALAQVRAFDEALGLTGLVITKLDGTAKGGVLCAIARERPVPVYFIGVGEKLEDLETFKAREFAQALMG